AttctaattaaatcttttatcacAACACAATCGCtgaactaaaaaatattaattttaaataatttctctttttaatcactttaatctttaatttagtCATATGTTTATATCCAGAcaagagataataataatcataaaattctaCACAAGCATAATTAGTGAATCATCTATGTTATACGCATCACGCGCGTATGTATAACTCACTCACACATATGGATCTTTTCTCATTCCTGCAtctataaatgttaaaagcAGGGTCGGCTTTAAGAGAGAAGTCGAGCAACGGCCTTGCAGTaacaagaaagagagaaggtcTACGATCGGTCGAAGAGAGTACATTTGACACtgactgtttttttttatactttttatttaaataaacattttttgtaatcagCCATAGGACATTCTTTTGATcctgagttttttttttacattttttaactgGTCAGTAAATCCTTAAGCAACaagcttttttctttttctcctttcttcttcttctgtcgttttctttttttagagaCTGGGGTATGTAAAAAGATATTGTACAGAGATCCCAAAGAGTCTAGAACCAGCCCTGTTTAAAAGTCTACAACATCCACGTCAGCTTTCTTGAATATGACGTCAGAAGCGAGGAAATCTATGCGGTCAAGACTTTTGCAACTTATGTTTAAACATGTTTTCATTGACAAAATCAATTTCAGCGAACTCTAActcaataaaatatgtttacaaGATATATGAGAAGTAGTGACTTTCTCATTGATTTCAGACATTATAtaccttttatatttaaataaaaattttctaattcctgtttttaaaaaagctaAAATTAGTTTCTaatgtaaactttttaaaataacaaatctttaattaataaataataaaagttgattttatcaagcaacataaataaatgttttataaaaattctgtaaacataaaataactcTTGcatattaagtaattacaaaaataactcTTGCGAGTTTTTGCTACTTACTCAAATATTATGTTACTCGTTacttaaatgtaattttcaaattactcTTGCAACATTTGTTTTGTTTACAAGGCTAAATTCGCGAAAACcatttacacatttattttactattactatttactatttattgtatatttcttgataaaaatattttaaataactcaGACACTTTTAAAGTGTGCTGCGCAACTATAAGTTGACGGGAATAATTACATGCCAACGTGGCTGCTTTATGATTCCAGCTTCCAGTGTAATTTCAGTATAAGCTAAATAAATTCAGTAATGATATCTCTAAAAATGCATAGCAATACAGGGAGAGACCTCAGGCGAACACAGTTGGAACGAAGAAGCGGCGGAATGTGCGCGATCTTTTTGTGTACATACCTAATGCCCTATCTACACCGAAGGATAATCCtacttgtggctcatccgaCCACTTTCGCTCGTCTACACTAAGTACAATTTTAGTGTTGTTATATTGGTACCGTTGACTTTAAAACCGGTAATAATTTCAGTACCTAGCCTATAAAACAAACTTTCATCCGATCTGAGGTAACCCGAATTGTTATTCTGTTTGAcagaagattattttttatagaaatatctttgctttttatatgcaaatattctgATGAGTGATTTGCTTTTTTGAGTTGGTACGATTGGAAACCAACTTCAGTATGATTataggccggagcacagacttttacataaagcataacgcataagcataaggaaattgattggtctatatataagcataagcaaatgcataaggaaacggaccaatcaatttccttatgcttatgcgttatgctttatgcaaaagtctgtgctcccgcCTTTTCGGTTGTCTACATTACTCGCtcggatgagccacaagtaGGATTATCCTTCGGTGTAGATAGGGCATAAGTGAGCTTATCGCGAAGCTAGGCGCTGTTCGATAAGCCGGGCGTGAACGTAGCAAACGTCAAGCACGACAGTCGAAATGTCGAGGAACGACGGTAAAAAAGATACTTCGGCGTCCGCGTTTCGAAAGATCGATGTAGATCAGTATAGTGACAACAATTTCAAAGAGGAAGACGCCGATGGTGGTGTAGGCGCGCCCACTGGTCCAgatgaaaatgaaattttgacACTTCTTAGCCAATATCCTttacaaaacttttatatttcgtagagttttcacttttctttaatttctcttcctttcacaattatttttcttaataatttatcaaggGTAAGAACGCGGAGGCATTAATATCAGTTTTAAAATCCGCACCGTTGGGATGTAAAAACCAACAAATTAAGGTAACCTCAAAACTTATCCCGTACAATAGTGATTCATCTATGAATATGtgcaataataattctctttttaGCGTATCAGTGCGAAGCGATATACTGTTTATAGTTTTGTCATTTGTGCAATGATATAGATTATGAAAAGggcataaattaatacaagttgtgttatttttaattagtaaaaattactCCACAGTACCAGTCTTTACAttcatttgaaatttataagcAATTCCAAAGCTATTttcagtaaattttaaatataaaaatttcaagtataaatgtcagtttatatttatttatatgaaaatatgctTTGTAAATGATTTATAGCCATTTATGGTTAATcttgatatacatatttttgcacaatgtTGATATGTAtgctattaaatataagtttacctatatgcaaatgtaaaacattattaatctatttACAGGACAGCGCTCGAAATTTGACACAGAAAGTGCTTCTAAGTATAAAGTCAAATCAAATGGATGACTGCTTAGCACAATTAGATCGTGACTTAGTGGATGTTCTAATGAAGTATATTTACCGAGGTTTCGAAATCCCAACAGAAGGTAGCAGTAGTCACTTGTTGATCTGGCATGAAAAAGTATTTAACATAAGCGGTGTGGGTTGCATCGTTCGTGTATTCTCTGATAGCAAGCGAGCTTGAAGTTTTGTACATTTTGCAGTAACAAGTTCATTGCGATAATTACCATTAATTCTTACTGTTATTCATCATCAATGTTATGCGATGAGGATGTAGATAGGCAATCCATTCACAATTTTCCGTAAGGGAAATACAAGAAATTTGTGTACATTTGTTAtcaataaagtaatttttatttcttgtacattgagaaataattccttatatcattataaacataaatgtgTTCTACAACAACTTGATTGTCTCAAGAAAAGTCTTTCTGTGATCTCGACAAGAATTCTGCTAGTTGTAAGTATTCTTTTCAAAGAAGTCGATTTATGATTCTTCACTTGAAAtgcatcttttatattttgtaaggtttttacttttctttaatttttcctcctctttcacaatttttttccttgataATTTATCAACAGTAAGCGGAGGTATTAATATCAGTATTAAAATTCTCACCATTGGGGTGTAAAAACCAACAAATCAAGGTAATTTCAAAACATATCCTGTACAATAGTAATTCACCTGTGAATATGAAAAGAATGCCTATctcgttttatttatatagaatatcttGGAAACTTGTCAAAGTTGATTAAAGTTAAttccaaatatttctttattcaaaagaattgTACTAGGTCTTATTCCAAAATGAATATCTACTTACAGAGAAGAAGTTTGTTTACAAGTGTTAGAATatcaatactattttttttccaaaggTTTCAAACATTTATGATACACGCGGGGAGACTCAGTAGGAAGTACTAATTTCATTATGTCATATTCTTTTGAGGAAGGGAGGAAATTACTACTTGTCACACACATTCGTTACGATATCTTagtatgacaaaaatatatttcattttttctcaCATGTCTCAAACATTTACGACACATCTGTACGGCACATGGTGTCAGTAGAAAGTGCcaattttattccattatttttccGGTCGATAAATTCTCTATGTAGACAAGATCTATATAGCAATCATTGAGTGATGTGACACCTATTACTTTCGTTTGAAAAGTTTTACGTACATACAGCAGTTTTATAATGAAGGATTTTCTGTTAGTAATCATTTCCCGTTTCTTATACCGGAGAGAAAAAACAGGCaggtgtataaaattttaaaagtagttTTCCAATTCCGAAGTCGCAGTGTTTCTCTAAAAACTATGGAAGTTCCCTGGAgtcattattacaatattgttCGTAGAATAGCATTAGTCACTGGTATGTGGCCATACATGAAGCCGAAACTAAAAAGATTTGCCATTATTCTTTTGGTCATATCCACGATGACTGTAATCATCCCGCAagtaaattactataatataatCACCAAAACAaaagcatttattattaaatgacgtaaattataattgtacaatttttacatgatTTTCAGACTAATTATCTATTAACGTGTAAGGACGATATACAATGTACTATTAGGGCAATCACATCTTATGCCACGTCATCTATAACTATAGTAAAAGTGTGcacttttcaattaaatactCACGCAGTACGTATTAGACTGTGATTAAATATtccaatatatttaattgtttaaatcgaaattttcgcaacaaaagagtgaaaaagatattcttttaattgtgtaaaaatgtttGGTATACTTTTTatgctattattttatcaaatcgtAAGAAAAGATTGACTCTTAATCAATATTATGGCAGATTAAAAATCTCACTCATCATCTGTTTGAGGAttggaaacaaataaaaaatgcagaagagtataaaattatgaaatcgTATGCCGAAACTGGCAGACAATACTGTTTGATATATTGTGGTGAGGTCTGATGAAAGATGAATGCATTCTACTTGCGTCGACTTTACGTTTCTTCTTCATAACTCACTTTACATATTTCAGTGTATTCCTGCTTAGCactatttgcttttttatcaATGACTCTTATACCGTATtcattagatattttattgccCCTCAATGAATCTCGTCCTATACTATTGccatattttgcaaattggtTCGTGGACTTTCGGGAATATTTCTTTCCCATTTATTTGCATTCTATCGTGACTTCGGAATTGATTATGTCCGGATTAATTGCCCACGACTGCTTTATTGTGACTTTCATTGAGCATATTTGCAGCATATTCAGCGTGATTGggtaaaaaaatcatttataatattaggaaaagtcatattcaaatataatttctcaatttgTCTCTCAGCAGTATTAATGTAGCACAAATATTTGTAGATTTCGCttcgaatatttatttcatgagTGTAATACAGAAGAGGAAATAGCAAACAATCCAAATGATACATATTGCAAAAGAATTGCGTCACTTGTGCATACACATCGGCAAGCCTTAGAGTAAATGCGTAACTTGGTCGAatagtaaaacaaaatataatgtgtccgttcaaaaataaagaaatatccgccaactgaaaattaatatcttatttccATTTGCAGATTCGCGCGACTTCTTGAAAAGACATGTACCATATCTTTccttatacaaatatttatagtagTTGCAGCGTTGACCACTACCTTGACGCAAGTACATTTtcacttattaaaataatataattctctcaatctacaaaaaataaaaaatatatatcttttatattggAGATAGTAAATGTGGAAAGCAACGGGgttttagaattaataaaaaacgtaCTATATAGCATCGGCCAACTGTTTCATCTATTCTTTCTTAGTTTCGAGGGACAAAAACTAATAGATCACAGTCTTCAGATACGTGAAAAAATGTGAGATAATTGTCCTTAATTCACTTAAAAAAACCATTTCATTCTTGTATGTGTTACTTTCTATATATTGTGcatctttgaaatattacagATACAGTAGTTTGTGGTATAACGCACCTACAAAATCGAAAAAACtacttatattattgataatgaaAGGTCTTCAACCGAGTTTTTTAAGCGCtggaaaaatttacattttttctctGGAAAGTTTTGCTACGGTAAATTAATGATCATTACGTACATTgttgtaaaacttttttaatgatgtatttatttttggcATGTTTTAAAGGTTCTACAAACTTCGATGTCATATTGTACGATACTCGCATCTGCTTAATAACTTGTGTTATTTCTTCCctcaataattatgtaatggCTCCGATATTTCGTTGAAAGTTGTTAAGtatatgcaattttacattGAGTTTATGTTTTCGATTTTGACGCTACAACGAATTGATttgtcttttataattttgtcttttgtCAGGCATCGCGTCTCGCGGgaagaatattttgtttttgtttttagtcCAGGGGGTGATCACTTTCTTCATTCTAGTCGAGGCCCACCCGAACGTGCGTGTTTTCAATAAAGTTAGTTAGTGTTCCCAATActgtattctttttatatattcacacAACCCTCATCATgcttaatattcttatatcataacaaaagaaatacacaATGTCTTTAATACTTGTAGTACAGTAATATTGTAACGTTCCTGTATTTTAACctaagaataaaattgaaataataagtgACTTAAATAAATAggttaaataagtaaaaacttaataatctatttgTATTTCCTATTaccaaacaataaaaaagaaaaaattacacgTGATAGCGACAAATTGGATTGTTGCGCGCTGCAAGTAAACTTTGCGCAAGATACGACTCTCTTATTAACATTGACCGTTACAATCAGAATTGACGATTACTGTGACATTTAAAttgatacataataaaaatataaataatttgaaataatatatctgtcaacattctttattactttatatatatatctatataacaAAACTATGGTGCAATTGGTTAACATGGGaacataatgatattaaatccTTTATACCGaagaatatttatgttttatcattgtttatataatagaatatacgAGATTAGGACGTTACATAGGTTTTAACATTTATGAATAATCTGACTCTTGTGATATTATCACatacaatattgaaaattcatcgtaaaaatgtttactCACATTTATCTTTTACTGTGAGCATAATCATATTTGTTTGATGTATCAAATACAATGCACTCACAAATACTGCATTGGCTCTGTAAAAAGCATATTATGTTACAgcaaatgtatgtatataatacaagattaaatctttaattttttgtcatgttattgattttatttctattacttaatttgatatatttaattctcgttaaaaaaattgttataaatatattaatttgattcaaatatattataatatatcataatgagataatcaaatatattattgtagtCAGTTATCATTGCATATTCATGTATGATTAAGAATCAAAtcagataaaataatgtataaaaaaattggctATTGGCtttgtgaaattaatatacttaCTGTCCTTCTTTGAAGTATTCTTTCAATGTATTACTGAATCTCTTactatatttcacaaattctCTCTTGCGTTGATCTAAAGCTTGTTTACCAGCTGAACCAGGTATATATCCAGTCACTTCATTCACAGCAtccagtaatttttttattgcactcGCAATTTCCCtgaaaaaaaatgctattaaTATACGAGATACactatacatatatgattatatcattataaatataaatatgttttacataCTTGATTGTCTCGAGAAAAGTCTTCCTGTCTGTGATCTCGTCAGGAATTCTGCTAAGTATTCTTTTCAAAGAAGTCGATTTACGATTCAACTCTTGAAATGCATCTTCCGAACGTGCAGAACGGTATTCTACAACTACAATCAAAGATAACATTTTCCagattattttaagtattgaaaaaagtaaaatcaaatgtcataaaattgttataataattgatattaatattaaacatgagataattacaatttctataaaaaaatatttatcttaccATCATAATCAGAAGCAGCGCCTTGCAATCGCAAGACACTCTCATTCATATCAAGATTGAGTTCTGCTCTGCGTATTATACCCATAATTAAGTCGTGTGTAATTCCAGGGTGTGAACTCTCTGCTTTTGAGAGAGCTGTGCGTAGAGTTTGCGCTGCCATGACATTTTGCCTCTCTAGCTATTGAAATTTAACACATTATAATTGGATAAAAATCTCAACATTTCTAATAACAAGATATAAGTAATTTGTTAAGTAATTACAACCAAAATGCATTCAAGttgtttttattcttctatattaaaaaataattatctaccTTCTGTACACAAGGCGTTACACGTACaaatagtatttataaaagatattattatattaaaacatctcTCTATGCTAAATACAAAGACATAATGAAAGAGATACCTTTGTTAATATTGGTCTTAATATAACAGGAAGCACCAGTGATGTAACTGGGGTCTCATCGCCCATTGTCATCGTTTACAGTATGTGTTGTTGTTCAAGACGTCGAAAATACGATTAGCGTAAATCGAAAGAAGGCGCAAAGTCAAAGCTGTTTTGCGAGAATCGTGAAAAGATTGTTCATAAACGACTAGCTTGGCTGACCATAACTCCTATGACAGCTGTCACAATAGAAACTAGACATGCGGAAACGAGGTTACCCGGCGCTACCAACATTAAGTCGAACGAGTCGAAAGTGGTTGACTTCACGCTGTTATTGGCTACTGCACAATCATGAATAGATCTGCTCTTCAGGAATATTTTCGATGCTTGtagtttctaatattttctcttcttaAAAGGTAAAtctatgattattttattttaaagatcttAAGCACAGCAAAGTGCAAGAAATACAATTTGAATGAACAAGTCTCATTTTTGCATTGGCAAAACCCGTGCTACAGATAAGTTGCATTTGCGCGGAAGGTTATTTAcacttgttttaattatttcacattgaATAGTGTTCTTGATTtgaaactataatattataaatttagaaagatactttttaatcatagtatcattattttaatagttatgATCTTTATACGCGTTTTTCGGACAATTTTTCTCGAACCATTGGTAATGAAATACGTATTGTAAGTAATTgctagtaaatatatatatattctattgaGCGTTGATTTACTTTTATCTTCTGCGTTTATCTTATGAAAGAGTTATAACaagtgcaattattattttttttaattccgtATAAGGTTATAAATGGCGTCGGGAACGTAGCCATACTGTCCTCTATTAGTGATATAACAGCGTATCTTATGTCGGCACAAGTGCGATTATAGTCACACTACGACATACGCCATCTAGATCACGCGTGCGTAAACTAATCAAACCGTCGCCATTTAGTGAAGCCTAGAATGCAGACGCCTCTCATATGCCACATCGAGAATTCGCGTACATGACTGTTGGAGGCATCTGCATTCTAGGCTTCATTGCCGCCATTACATCTTTTTGAGTTTTGCGAGTGCGGAACAAGTATCACCGCGAtcgcaaaatttatagaattctGTTGTATTATGCGGCATATGAATGACGTAAGTATATAGAATTTGtgaattaaagataataaagtCATAAAACcaggaaaatttaataaatttccatgTAAATCGCAAATTTATTCATCTAACTAAAATTTGCTTTTAGCCGTTTGCGCGTTTAACGATTGCCATAACGAAGTACATTAACAATGCGATAATAAGGACATTCAGCACAGAAAAGGATTCAAGAAGACTTCAGATGCAGAATCTACGATGGAGATTTGAGAAGTAAAGATTCAGGATTTATCGATGATTACTCAGGTAGCACATGTTAGTTTCAGAAACCTTTTACAAATGTTTCTTTGAAACGATTCATAACGGTTCTAAAAAACGTTTCTCATTGGTAAAAATGTCCACTCGAAATACGTTAAgagaaacgttatttttccgaCAAAAAAACGTTTAAGGAATGATcaaaaaaacgttatttttccgacaaaaaaaacgtttaagaAACCAATCTGCTGTAATAATTCCGAGCAAATCCTACTCGGTTTCTGCTACTGATCTGCTGTCAAATTATGTCAGCaggttttgtaacatttctgcTATCATCATCTGATGTAACAGGTTTTGTATACAATCTGCAGTCTTTCtgctgacaaaaatttgtagcagATGTTTGGCAATATCTGTTCGAACAGACTTTGCTGACTgggtatgtatatgtgtaccCAGGTAGCACAAATGTCTTCAAAACATCTGTAAGAAGGCCTGATGAAGGCCTAATATAGGTCGAAACGTTTGTCTATAATATAtggtataatatattgcatgaaTAACTAGCAACGACTCTTTTTGCCTTTTTGAcctaatattaattgatatttttattggagtcttaatattattattgtatttcaatatatataactcaCCTTATTTGCCGCAGAAGTGCGAAGATATTTGGTATAAATTTTGGCGTTCGGCGTTTTGATACGAAATAGGTCAAGTCGTAAGTCATGTCATAACGGCTATGATCCAGTGAtgcgatgtttcctaccgggctcccggCTTCTGAGTTCCACAAGCGAAAAGTGCGTACATATGCTGCGCAAAGCGTTCAGCACATGTACGCGTTTCTCGCTTGTGTGAGGTAGGAAACTTGTGCCCGGTGGGAAACATCGCATCACTGTTACGATCTATACATGAGAATCGATAATTCTAACCTCAACGCTCTCTTTAGTATTCGCACatttgaaaatagaaattaacatgtagtcTCTGTAGTGATTATacgtatacataattttgaattaaaaacatttatttttttctgttttttaaaaacgtgaaaa
This DNA window, taken from Linepithema humile isolate Giens D197 chromosome 7, Lhum_UNIL_v1.0, whole genome shotgun sequence, encodes the following:
- the Arpc5 gene encoding actin-related protein 2/3 complex subunit 5, with the translated sequence MSRNDGKKDTSASAFRKIDVDQYSDNNFKEEDADGGVGAPTGPDENEILTLLSQGKNAEALISVLKSAPLGCKNQQIKDSARNLTQKVLLSIKSNQMDDCLAQLDRDLVDVLMKYIYRGFEIPTEGSSSHLLIWHEKVFNISGVGCIVRVFSDSKRA
- the LOC137001148 gene encoding odorant receptor 13a-like, producing the protein MEVPWSHYYNIVRRIALVTGMWPYMKPKLKRFAIILLVISTMTVIIPQTNYLLTCKDDIQCTIRAITSYATSSITIVKVCTFQLNTHAIKNLTHHLFEDWKQIKNAEEYKIMKSYAETGRQYCLIYCVYSCLALFAFLSMTLIPYSLDILLPLNESRPILLPYFANWFVDFREYFFPIYLHSIVTSELIMSGLIAHDCFIVTFIEHICSIFSVIGFRFEYLFHECNTEEEIANNPNDTYCKRIASLVHTHRQALEFARLLEKTCTISFLIQIFIVVAALTTTLTQIVNVESNGVLELIKNVLYSIGQLFHLFFLSFEGQKLIDHSLQIREKIYSSLWYNAPTKSKKLLILLIMKGLQPSFLSAGKIYIFSLESFATVLQTSMSYCTILASA
- the Ccm3 gene encoding programmed cell death protein 10, producing MTMGDETPVTSLVLPVILRPILTKLERQNVMAAQTLRTALSKAESSHPGITHDLIMGIIRRAELNLDMNESVLRLQGAASDYDVVEYRSARSEDAFQELNRKSTSLKRILSRIPDEITDRKTFLETIKEIASAIKKLLDAVNEVTGYIPGSAGKQALDQRKREFVKYSKRFSNTLKEYFKEGQANAVFVSALYLIHQTNMIMLTVKDKCE